In the Glycine max cultivar Williams 82 chromosome 19, Glycine_max_v4.0, whole genome shotgun sequence genome, gatgattatgcttaaataaactgaaacatccattaccaaaattaaaagagtatccagtaacatcaagtttagataatgaaactaaattcctagataaactaggtacataaagagtttccagtaaatctaaatgatgtcTAGTGTCGAGTTTTAAACGATAAGTCTGACTGCTTCCACTGGACTTTCACTCTATTCCCCATGAAGacgaacttctcatttgggcttatgatttggattgtaaggaatccCTGCATAGTATTAGAAACATGAATCATACATCTAaaatcaatccaccatgtattatgaggtgtagaagcaaatgactttggtgttttgatgatgatcatgatgatttgatgcaaatgatgcaaatgagcttatcaagtttaaattcaagacaatgattcaagaatacaagccacaacatcaagatgatcactagtattttaggaagggaattcctaattgatatagcaaaaggtttggccaagtaatttaagttaaaaagtgtttttcaagagatttactctctggtaatcgattaccagaggatgtaatcgattaccagtggccaaaaatggtttacaacagctactaaatatttgaattcaaattttagactgtgtaatcgattacacaatattggtaatgattaccagcagttaataaacgttttaattcaaattttaaaacctgtaatcgattacacaagtcctgtaatcgattaccagaggagattttcagaaaataacttccaagagtcacatctattcaaatggtttatgaatggccatcaaaggtctatttatatgtgacttggaaacacgaatggagagagagttttgattgctcaaaaagttttatcctctcaagagattaagagagtttttctgaattgaaatgtcttatcctctcaaagattcctaggtcaaacacttgcatattcaataaggaattgtgattgatcttcattgtacaatctatctcttttaagagagatttcttcttctcatcttcttacttctgaaaagggattaagagaccaagggtctcttgttgtaaaggattcctgaacacaagggaagggttgtccctgtgtggttcagactttgtaaaatgagttttacaaagagagtgaaaaatctcaagtgggttgcttgaggattggacgtaggcacgggaagtggccgaaccagtataaatcagtttgcatttctctcttcccttaaacttcttttatttattgccatttatcttttgctttaaagaattttattctgaattgtcttttgagtaattcatgttaagggtgcattgttaatctaaaaagagagagcgaaattttaattggggaatagtctttgtatcttaattcaaccccccccccttcttaaaataactgaggtcatttgtctaacatgaggaacttcagttaagtttgattcaaaacatacaagagCATTAAGCTCACCTTTCTTTTTGAACAAGACTTATGTTTTGGGTAATCCTTCTGAAAGTGTCCAGATTTCCCACAAAAATGACAATCATTGCTCTTTGATGCCTTCTTCTGGATTTGCACATGACCGTCATTTATCTTTAATGGTCatttgcctttatcatgcttcttcacaAATTTCTTTCCGGCTCTttgattcccttggtggcttacataatggACTAAGTGatttccttgattcttaagcctcgttTATTCTTGAACTAACATATTATGCcattcatgcacattccatttatctttcatgatATTATAGCTCATTTGGAATAGGCCATACTTATACAGTAATGAGTTCAGAATAAACTAAACAAGGAAGTTCTCATTCACTGtcattcccaaggtcttaagtcttactgcaatgtttgtcatctcaatgacatgttcatgtATAGTATGTAAACTATCAAACTTCATGATGGTCAgagtactcattaatgtcccagtAAGAGACTTATCAGCTGTTTGAGATCGCTTTCCCACTAACTCCATAAATTCTTTAGCACTATCGGTCTTAGGGAGAATGGTCTAAATATTGTctgcaacagtcattctcatgaacattaggctgagtctgttagatctttcccaagctttataatgaactttctcttcattgctactagcatTAGTAATAGTAGCAAACTTCTCTTCCAATATAACAAGATCAAGATCCAAAACACCGAgatgaaattggacttgctcattctagtcagagaagttaagcccattaaaaaTTGACACATATGATACACGATAGTTCAATGAATTGGGAACAGGTACtgcataataaaattcacataagcattttgaaacataaaacacatgtcatacatataattcattcatataacaatcaatgtatattgatgttctcctttaGGTGATGCACCAtcacacaacatacaaacatgataatgctaataaaattattaacattatttggcaattaaatatACACTAATCAGTAGTACCTATTTCCTttggatatataaataaaactaatgatacacacaaattacctacaattatattcattaattataagaactaatCAACCTCTGGGTGATCCATAAATgacttataacaatgaatttcaattacttataaattaataatcatataatttaacattcattattttataaataattgaaataataattaatttaaaattaaataaccttataaaTTTGACCACTTTGATAActaacaaattcatcatataCTTAATTCCAAATAAATATACAacctatatatatttattgatattaacAATTTATAACCATTTTGTTAATTTCATTCTAGAGCACATATATACCATTCATTCATAttataaccaataaaaaaaaactttgtagtCACGTTAAGTTCACGTATAGGTCTTTCAATAACATCTTATTTACATTCACAAAAAACTGCTTGCAGTCACTTTAACGCCTTATTCACATtcacatatatttattaaatgaaaaaggcCCAACACCATCCACAAGAGTTAACAGCCGTTGACCATTTGTTGTCATCAAATCAAATTAGATATCACAAAAAGCAAATTTGGAATCTTTCTCCAAAAGGTAAAACTTAATTGCCATCTTTGGTCCCAGTAAAAGACACGAATTCTAAGCCTAACACAGAAGCCACTTTCTCGTGCAAATTgctcttcaaaaaataaaattcaacaataataaaatatcatactaaaatatcatacttgtagtgaaaaataaaaatttctaaatttcataattaagatttatttataattaagagaaaataaattattttaggataatcataaatttcatgtgagattttttttatgcatttcttaaaaaaaaaaaaaagaaaaagaaattttggcttccttaattattatttttgtcactCTATTCCTATTCCTATAGTTAGGAGTTAAAGAGAATATACTTTTATCATGAAGAGGACCTTACTTTACCTTAGGGTACTAACCTCTCTTAAGTGAGTGAGTAAGACTTTAATTCTAACAAGCTTCTCTTACAAGTTTTTGAAATAGCTTCTTCGGCCCTGTCAACCTTCTCCTCGATCATGTCTATATATACACCTTGCCGCAGCTCAAGGAAACGACATCTCAGGCTTCGGTCCACACAAGTCTCTCATCTCATTCCCTCGTTCTTTGCATCTTGCTCTTGTTGATCATTGTTTGGGTTCCAACCCATATCACTTCCCACACTGCCGTCATCAATTACGCATGGATCATGAGATAAAAGAGCCACCACCTCTCTCATCCACACTCTGTTCTCAACCCTCTCAATTCAGTCAAAACACTCAAGAAACTTATCCCCGTTACTTCCAACAAGACTTGaacgaaagaaagaaaaaaggcacGTGCATCACGTGCGGCCAGAAGGATCACTGGTACCGGGAGTGTCCCTTCAAATCCTCTAATAACGATTCCCAAAATGCCAACAGCATATGGTGCCGCTGTGGCCATGGCCGTTGCGAAAAGAGAACCTCAAAGAGTGAGAAAAACCCCGGCAGGATGTACTACGTTTGCCCCATCAAAAGGGTATGCATGAAACAGCTCCagcattttcatttttgttccttTCTTGACTTCTTGATTatcaagtttttgttttttaactgTCTTTTTGGTTGGTTTGGTTATTAGGGGGAAAAATGTACTAACGGTTTTGTTAAATGGTGCGATGATCCCGATGTCGAGAGTGATTGGTCGCAGCCTCCGCCGTTTAAGTATCCTGAGTGTAAGTGTCCTGCTGGAGTGTGTAAAAGGGAGAAGGCAACACATAATGGCGTTGTTAAATACTATTTTACTTGCCCCGTTAAAGAGGTAGTATCATatgatgtttgttttttttttttttttagttaaaacttAAAGGGCTTACCTTGATTTAAGAGCTTTTGTTTCGTAGAAATGGGAAGTTGTTGGATGATATTATTTGGTAGCATTGCTCGGTTGAGTAATCTTGTTGTTGGTGTGGAATAAAAAAGGCGTGTATGCTTCTTATTAATTTCTATTCTAGTTTTAACTGCTTTCTGTGTTGTGAGTTGTTGGTTttctaaggaaaaaaaattgaacttttaGTATGAAAATGCCTAAGGTATGTTGGGTATGGCAAAGAGAAAGtgagaaaggagaaaaaaaattgaaatttgaatcttTGTTTTTTAGAAGTGAACTTTTCCCTCTCTTTTCTTTCCACTATCGTGAAGTTCGCCTCTACTTTCAGCATACACCTAGCGCAGCAGAGACTTGTATATTTATGTGTCAATAATAGATGAGTATTTAGCAGATTACTCGATTATAGTGTTAGTGacttaatattgttttttgtttatcttGGATTTTATTGACTTCTTGTTATGTAGAATTTATTTTGGTCCTCCATGATCAATGTATTTTGTGCGAATCTAATtcatactaataattaataaatttagtatCAAACAGGGCCATGGAAATTGCGGTTACAAGGTATGGGAGGATGAGCTGCTACATATAAGAACTAATGATCAAGATGACCATGACTTCGATGAGGGTGTTAATTTGGCAGTAAATCATTCCAAAAAGATGAGAATCATGGACAGTTCCGAGGAGGATCCAACACCAATGGCTGTATCCGAGGCTGAGCTTTCACAGAGTGAAGATGAAGCACTCGAGGTATCCCCTTTAGTTTTCCAGTATCTGTGGTTATGGTGATTTTCTGGATCCGTATTTTACCTTATTCACTAATTCTGTGTAATGTGTTGCTATTGAGAAGAAAGCATCGCAGCTATCTTGCCTATCAGAATCAACACCTTCAAGGATCGGTGGGGATCGACAGCATGTGTTTCCAAGGCACATTTTTGCTGGTGCTGGTGCTGGCGCTGGCGCTGATCCATCATTTGGTAGTGTTTATTTTCTTCCCTTCACTTctttattttgcattttgttGCTGCCATTCTCATTTTTCAAAGTCAAGTGACatacttttgattttattttatttttcccattATTCTTTACAATCAAATCTTTTTCcatgtttttaattctttttagcCTTGAACTAGGTCAATTGTACATATAGAAAAGACATCTTAGACTTGCTATGGACTTTAAGTGTCATCCCaagttacaatttttatttgaatatgtgAAATTTTTATTGGGTGAAGTTTTATACACTACCCCTTGATCACAAAAAGAAACTGTAACAGTAGTCTAAACATGCcctcttaaataaaattatatgaaattcaGAAAAGCCATGTGTGAAATTCTCTTTATGTTATTGTTGGCTGACTTGGCTCAGCTCCATTAGGTCGGTTAGGTCGCCTTCTCTTCAGTCCACCACAAAGCTTGAAATCCCCCTCATCTCAGACACCTCAGTCAATTTTCTGCTGTGAGTGTGATTTCCTAAGTTGTTAGTGTCTTTGTCCACTTTGATTTAgcattatttaaaaagttaactcTGTGGCTCTCTTTCATTACAGGTGTTTTCCCATCCTTTAATCCCATAGATGTCCCAAAACAACCAAGTATTACTAATGTTCCTTGTGCTGAACATAACCAGCTTGATGTTATTCGTCTCAGCCAACAAAGCCAACTTTCAAGCAGTGAAAGAAAACTAATGTCAAGGGCACAAAGGCAAAGACAATTGGCCTTTGCTGCACAAAAGCAGCTCCTCAATGATCTAGAAACCTCGAAGCCTCACGAGCATGAGTCCATGAAAGAGGCAGCACAAGACACTTTTGCTATATTAGACAACTTGGGTGCAAATGACACACAATTCTTTGAGCATGTTTTGTATTTCATAAAACTCACATCATCGGTTGTACAAATGACTAAATCCATCGAATGTCTTGAGGAGGACAACAAGCGTCTTGAGGACGAGAATGCCAAACTCGCCCACATTCGTGACCTCTACGCCAAGACCGAAGATCAGTTCCAAGCCTCTGATCAACGAAGGCAATTACTTTCCAAAGAGATCTCTGACTTTGAGGCCATGCTTGTTGAGAAACGAAACCAATTGAAGTCGTGTGAATTGGAAACTTCAAACATGCGAATCGAACTTGGTGGTTTGAGAAGAACTATGTTGGAAGCTGATACAGCCTTGAAGGCTAGAATGAAGCAAGCAGAGATTGCAGGTAAACTTAGGAAAGAGAGAGAAGCCAAACAAATTGCAGCCAAAACAGCACTCGAGAAGGCCAGGCTTAAATCagagtattaattaattatccaaTAGTATTTGTGAGTTCTGTGAACTAGAGTTGTAAATATTAGTGTTTAATTTAACTTGCTCTTTATTTTCTCTATCAGTGCAAGTTAAGATTAATCTCACGTTTATATCGTGTTACTACTagtatgttttcatttacttatcATTTGCCGCTTGCTACACGTCATTCACCCTAATCTTTTTCGGTTAGTTTGGTTGGAATGTTGGATGGAagaaaaaatacagaaaaaaaattgaaattaaatcgAAGAGAGTGAAAggtaaaaagaaaagtttttatttttatttctaaaaattaactttatatccgctaagaagattattcatattcttttcttaatttttgaaaaatattttatggatATTCAATATGttatctaacaaaaaaaaagcaaaagaaaaaatataggtATTAGAATATTTATgatgtgattaaaaaaataaacaatcaataaaaattaattcaattgaaACAAACTTATATCTTAAAAGAATGGAAGTTGGATTATTCTTGTCAAGtgctttttaagttttatataattataaatattttttaaattactttaaaataattattttaaaatgaaataaattttttataaataattcatgtatctctcttaatttttatatctCCCTACCAAACATATCATTCGTTAGGCCGCAAAAATCAGCAAAGATCATGTGTACCACGCGTTACCACCGAACGTGCCAAAGCCAATACCAacaagcaaaataaaataagtttaaaaaataaaaaagcaaaaaataaaatgaagtaaGAAAGAATCCTTCCGAACTCCAAACTTTACTACATCTCACACCGTCCGATTCATCACAATcacatcatttatttatttgttattattattaatatttgtgtGTTAAATAACTACTATTCGCCAACAAGAAGCATAAGTCTcttttccgtgatgacgacgtGCGTATCGGGCATCATCGCCGGCGATCCCCCTCATCGCCGCCGGTAGCAGCAATCCCCGGAGCCATGGAACCGTAATTCCGATACGGAAAAAGTCTCTTCCCGTTCCCATCGTTTACGTCCTCCCACGGTCGTTTCCACGTTCCGTTGAATTCCTCCCCACCCCTTGACGgaaaaatcaaaagtaaaagcacGCACGAACGCACGCGTAGGCTCTCTCATTCATTCGATCTCTATTAAAGCCAATTCCGTTATTTCCATTTCCGACATTTAGAATCGCTTACTgtgttactttatttttatttccgcttttttcttctttttttatccgCAGGAATCGGATACAAAACAGGGACATCGAGTTTACAATAACTTGCAGAATTGGGCAAgcgtttttgtttgtgtttcaaTGGGAATGAAGAAGGTAGCGTCGGGTGTGACGATGGATCACGTGCTGCTGGCGTCGCAGGAGACGAAGGAGGCACGTGAGGCTCGGATTCGGAGCCTCTTCGATTTCTTCGACAGAGAGAATCTCGGGTTCTTGGACTACTCTCACATTGAGGCCGGTCTCTCGGCGCTCCAGATTCCGGCTGAGTATAAGTACGCGAAGGATTTGCTGAACGCCTGCGATGCCAACAAGGATGGGAGAGTGGATTTCCAGGAGTTCAGGAAGTACATGGACGACAAGGAACTGGAGCTTTACCGCATTTTTCAGGCCATCGATGTCGCGCACAATGGCTGCATTTTGCCCGAGGAGCTCTGGGAGGCGCTTGTTAGAGCAGGCATGTGTCTTGTACCTCTTGTGTTTTAACGGAAATTGTTCGTATTCTTGCAAATTCAGTTGATGTTTATGTTGTGTGTTTCGCTTTTCTTTAGGTAGATTAGTTTGAGATAGAGTTGGAGGTTGGAGATCTATGGCCAAAATAGTAGTTATGAGTAAGAATGATGGTGATCGTGATCCTCAACTCACCTCGTGAGCTGGCTTTGGGTTCGAGTTATCTAAGATGATATCAGAACCTATTGTCACGGGCTGTTATTAATTCGATAGTGATATAACCGAAATCGTGATGGGGACAATTCTCCTCTCCCGGTGAGCTTGTTTTGGGGGGTTTGAGCTAGGTCTGAACCCAATTTCTAAGACTTGCATCTAATTTGGGTTGGTCAGCAGGGCAGTGAATTACaagtttaataaaaagaaagcagATTTCAACCAGGGTACCGaatttaatgaaaagaaaaacgttcattatcttaaaaaaggaaaaactatttagtactttttaaaaaaataaattgaaatctaATAGTGTATTAAATGGTCCCTAACTTGAAAGAAAATACGTACTTGCCATTGTTTGAGTTGTTTGACTGGTTAAAGTAGTGGTGCAAGCTGGCATCAAATGTTCATCTCAAGTCATAAGAAAAATTGGAGGTTGGGCTATGATTCTGTTATGTACATTGCCTTGCCAGGCTCTGATACTAGGCTATGTTTATCTTCTTGGAAACTTGTGTTAAATTCAGAGAAGTCCTGGCTACATTTGCTGATGTAGAGTGTGTTTGGTTCCCTGTTGAAATTCCCACTTTCCAAGATGAGAAAGTAGAAGCAAGTCCCTTGTTGCTTTAGAATGAAAGCTAGTTATGTTCAACGTAACtgttatccaaacacactcgcAGTGGTAAGAACTTTCACTTTTGGCATATTTCTTCCCGATGAAAGCAATTTAACTAAAAGATTTGCTACCTGTAAAGGATCTAGTTGGTTGCATTGTAGAAGTTGAACGGAAGAGGAAAGTAAAAACTACCTAACAACCTTATTTACATGATGTTAGGTTTATTCCGAATGGTAGTTTTAACTAAGTACAGTAACATAAACCCATGTTAAACATTATTTCTAACTCCATCTACCCTTGTTTGATTGACAGAATACACAATTTTGCCATTTTGTTTTAGTCTGCCCCTAGTAAACATGGTCAGCATACACTATATAAGTCCTTTGATTGAAAATGTCGAATTTGGATTGCAGGACTCTAATTTATTTGGTGTATTATTGTTACGTGATTTTGATCGTGTGATGTACTTTGGTGGTTGTTTCATTCAATAAGCCAAACTAGTCTCTCTATTGTAGGTATTAAGATTGATGACGAGGAACTCGCTCGTTTTGTTGAGCGTGTTGATAAGGATAATAATGGTGTTATAACATTTCAAGAATGGAGGGATTTTCTGCTGCTTTACCCTCATGAAGCAACCATAGAGAACATTTACCATTATTTGGAGCGGATGTGTATGGTTGATATCGGGGAGCAGACTGTTATTCCAGCAGGCATTGGTAAGCACATTCATGCAAGCAGGTATCTGATTGCAGGGGGAGTAGCAGGTGCAGCATCACGCACAGCAACTGCACCCCTTGACCGTCTAAAGGTTGTATTGCAAGTCCAAACAACGCGAGCTCAAATAATGCCTGCAATAAAAGATATATGGAAGGAGGGTGGTTTGTTAGGATTTTTTCGAGGCAATGGCTTAAATGTTCTTAAGGTGGCCCCTGAGAGTGCCATTAGATTTTATAGCTATGAGATGCTGAAGACCTTCATTGTGCGTGCCAAAGGGGAAGAGGCAAAGGCTGCTGATATTGGAGCTATGGGGCGGCTACTAGCTGGTGGTATTGCTGGTGCTGTAGCTCAAACTGCAATATATCCCATGGATCTTGTTAAAACACGACTACAAACCTATGCTTGTAAAAGTGGAAGAATTCCTAGCCTTGGAACCCTTTCAAAAGATATATGGGTTCAGGAAGGACCCCGGGCATTTTATAGGGGATTGATTCCTTCTCTTCTTGGGATTATCCCTTATGCTGGCATAGATCTTGCTGCGTATGAAACCTTGAAGGATATGTCCAAGCAATATATTCTTCATGATggaggtaaaaataaaaaactagttCACATGTAATGTTCCATATGAGATATTGCCTTcagttttgtatttaaattctGTGACATTCTGTAGAACCTGGCCCTCTAGTACAATTAGGATGTGGGACTGTATCTGGAGCTCTTGGAGCAACATGTGTTTACCCACTGCAGGTGGTTAGAACAAGGTAAGCTTTGGCTGTAATGTGTTTTAAATTGTTGCTTAAATATCTAGTAACTTCAACCGTTTCGGCTTTCTATGGAAATTAGAAAATGAAAGACATGTTGATTTCAGAATGCAGGCTCAACGCTCATACAAGGGAATGGCTGATGTATTCAGGAAAACCCTTGAACATGAAGGCTTGAGGGGATTCTACAAAGGAATATTTCCTAACTTGCTCAAAGTTGTACCGTCAGCAAGCATCACCTACATGGTTTATGAgtctatgaaaaaaaatttggaTTTGGAGTGAAGAAATTTACTGCTTGGTAATTAATCTTATTGACATGGCTGACCGTTGGCAACTATACATTGGGAATGGTTTTTCAGTGAAGACATTGATGACAAGAATAAAAGTCTACAAATACAATTGATTATTGTGACAATTGTCTAAATTCATTCTTAttaaaatagtattaaattcTTCAAAATTCTTGAGAGGACAAAATTGGTTTGTCCCGCATTGTGCTTCATTAAACTAACATGAAGCTTCATACCAATTAGCTGAATTTTTGTATGATAGAGAAGCACACTATATACTCAGTTAGGATCCGattttgtaattgtaatttgtaatatttAGTGGCTCAGATTAATCGTCTTactcttaaaattaataattccaTATTTAGTGGCTCAGAATATTAACctgtatatttaatttctattatatgaattattattaacTACTAGAATAGTTAcagtattttatatataatttcataaaattttattaatgaatataatttttaatattttaaaattaaaaagatttaaatactgatatttaatattattttttaaaattattctataaaaataaaattaatttttcataattctatttttattttataaatatattttgcctGGGATGagataattacttttaaataaaactacatcactgtaaaaaaaaaaaactacattttagaaaaaattaccaaataattttttgtttaaatggaGCTTCTAACTTAACAAGTTAaagttgacaatttttttaagtttttaatttaaaagtaacttttaagaaagaaaaaaataagtttagcTGAACAGACCTTAGCATGACCGGGGTGGAAGGCAACccaaaattttagaaaacagtAATGTTATTTTAAGGGAATCGCgatcaattttatttcattaggaAAGAACTAGAAAATTTTACAATTTGACTTGACTTGACTTGCACTTTTATACTATTCCATTTCACATGTTTCGCGTTGTCCACTAAGGCACAAActccatatttattttttgtcaatagGGAGAGAAATTTCGCGACTTTTGAACTCTACCATCATTAATGTCTCTTTTCCTTTCCTTAAcagttttattcatattttttatttatttttatatatatcaatcTAAGAAGAGGCACCCTTGGAATATATCATGAAGCCACCAAGTTataaaacataaagaaaatCACGCGGGATCCCATTCTGATGGTAACTCAGTCCCCTCGTATATAAATggcttaattataaaaatggtcCTCCTTTTTATGTTAATTCATTAAATCGGTCATCCTGTAAAGTTAGAACTCTATACATTAATAATGTTAGGactgaaaaaatttattaatttaaagagttattaatttatcgataaattaataattattaatttaaagagtttttaagtaattatactgtaaaaatcaaataaaaagacaaattaGTTTATGCCTCTTAGAATTACGTTGCGGCGAATCTTAGGACCCAACGTAAATTAGTATCTAGTGTGTTCATATGCATTGGAAATCAATAATGACTTTTGAAGTACAGTATATGTAAATAAGATGAACAAATGTGATCAATGTATTCTCAAGCAAGTTTGGCATATATAAATTACATGAATGTGTTAGAGTGTTCAAAACATATCTCACTAGATGGCTTCTCATCTAAAAGGTGTTGCAAAATCAACTATGTCAGATCAAATACCTAAGGAGTTTTGTGAGTACAAGAGAGATAATCCTGCAAGCACACAAAAAGACTTGCAGAGATGGCTTGAGGGAAAATTTGAGTTGAAAGATAGTCAAGGAACAATATCAAACACACTTAAGCGGTCAGATGACTATCTCTCCGCTGAAATAGAAAAGGGAAGAGCAGAGATCAAAAGACATAAACCAGCAAAATATCCTGACATGGAGAAGGTTGTTTATCAGTGGTTTCTCCAGCATCAAGAACGTGTGAATATCACAGGAGAATTAATTATGCAGAAGGCAAGAGATACAATGAAACTCATGTACCCTCATGATGATTCTGATTTTAACTTCTCTATAGGATGGCTTGAGAAATTCAAGCACCGACATGGCATAAAGTCATTTCGTCATTTTGGCAAGAGTGGGTATGTTGATGTACAAGACATGAAACAGAAATTGGTATCGATTCGGGAGAAAATTGATCAGTTCCCTATGAAAGATGTTTTCAATATGGATGAAACTGGGTTGTTTTATAGGCTACAAGTTGATCATTCACTGGCAACAAAACAActtgaaggaagaaaataagataaagaaagGCTGATGGTAGTTATTTGTTGCAATGGAGATGGCTCTGAAAAAATCCCTCTATGGATTATTGGGAAATATGCAAAGCCTCGTTGCTTCATGAATGTCAACATGAAT is a window encoding:
- the LOC100527087 gene encoding putative GRF zinc finger protein isoform X2 encodes the protein MDHEIKEPPPLSSTLCSQPSQFSQNTQETYPRYFQQDLNERKKKGTCITCGQKDHWYRECPFKSSNNDSQNANSIWCRCGHGRCEKRTSKSEKNPGRMYYVCPIKRGEKCTNGFVKWCDDPDVESDWSQPPPFKYPECKCPAGVCKREKATHNGVVKYYFTCPVKEGHGNCGYKVWEDELLHIRTNDQDDHDFDEGVNLAVNHSKKMRIMDSSEEDPTPMAVSEAELSQSEDEALEKASQLSCLSESTPSRIGGDRQHVFPRHIFAGAGAGAGADPSFGRLGRLLFSPPQSLKSPSSQTPQSIFCCVFPSFNPIDVPKQPSITNVPCAEHNQLDVIRLSQQSQLSSSERKLMSRAQRQRQLAFAAQKQLLNDLETSKPHEHESMKEAAQDTFAILDNLGANDTQFFEHVLYFIKLTSSVVQMTKSIECLEEDNKRLEDENAKLAHIRDLYAKTEDQFQASDQRRQLLSKEISDFEAMLVEKRNQLKSCELETSNMRIELGGLRRTMLEADTALKARMKQAEIAGKLRKEREAKQIAAKTALEKARLKSEY
- the LOC100527087 gene encoding putative GRF zinc finger protein, whose amino-acid sequence is MDHEIKEPPPLSSTLCSQPSQFSQNTQETYPRYFQQDLNERKKKGTCITCGQKDHWYRECPFKSSNNDSQNANSIWCRCGHGRCEKRTSKSEKNPGRMYYVCPIKRGEKCTNGFVKWCDDPDVESDWSQPPPFKYPECKCPAGVCKREKATHNGVVKYYFTCPVKEGHGNCGYKVWEDELLHIRTNDQDDHDFDEGVNLAVNHSKKMRIMDSSEEDPTPMAVSEAELSQSEDEALEKASQLSCLSESTPSRIGGDRQHVFPRHIFAGAGAGAGADPSFAPLGRLGRLLFSPPQSLKSPSSQTPQSIFCCVFPSFNPIDVPKQPSITNVPCAEHNQLDVIRLSQQSQLSSSERKLMSRAQRQRQLAFAAQKQLLNDLETSKPHEHESMKEAAQDTFAILDNLGANDTQFFEHVLYFIKLTSSVVQMTKSIECLEEDNKRLEDENAKLAHIRDLYAKTEDQFQASDQRRQLLSKEISDFEAMLVEKRNQLKSCELETSNMRIELGGLRRTMLEADTALKARMKQAEIAGKLRKEREAKQIAAKTALEKARLKSEY
- the LOC100527087 gene encoding putative GRF zinc finger protein isoform X3, whose amino-acid sequence is MDHEIKEPPPLSSTLCSQPSQFSQNTQETYPRYFQQDLNERKKKGTCITCGQKDHWYRECPFKSSNNDSQNANSIWCRCGHGRCEKRTSKSEKNPGRMYYVCPIKRGEKCTNGFVKWCDDPDVESDWSQPPPFKYPECKCPAGVCKREKATHNGVVKYYFTCPVKEGHGNCGYKVWEDELLHIRTNDQDDHDFDEGVNLAVNHSKKMRIMDSSEEDPTPMAVSEAELSQSEDEALEKASQLSCLSESTPSRIGGDRQHVFPRHIFAGAGAGAGADPSFGVFPSFNPIDVPKQPSITNVPCAEHNQLDVIRLSQQSQLSSSERKLMSRAQRQRQLAFAAQKQLLNDLETSKPHEHESMKEAAQDTFAILDNLGANDTQFFEHVLYFIKLTSSVVQMTKSIECLEEDNKRLEDENAKLAHIRDLYAKTEDQFQASDQRRQLLSKEISDFEAMLVEKRNQLKSCELETSNMRIELGGLRRTMLEADTALKARMKQAEIAGKLRKEREAKQIAAKTALEKARLKSEY
- the LOC100527087 gene encoding putative GRF zinc finger protein isoform X4; the protein is MPTAYGAAVAMAVAKREPQRVRKTPAGCTTFAPSKGGKNVLTVLLNGAMIPMSRVIGRSLRRLSILSVSVLLECVKGRRQHIMALLNTILLAPLKSIKQGHGNCGYKVWEDELLHIRTNDQDDHDFDEGVNLAVNHSKKMRIMDSSEEDPTPMAVSEAELSQSEDEALEKASQLSCLSESTPSRIGGDRQHVFPRHIFAGAGAGAGADPSFAPLGRLGRLLFSPPQSLKSPSSQTPQSIFCCVFPSFNPIDVPKQPSITNVPCAEHNQLDVIRLSQQSQLSSSERKLMSRAQRQRQLAFAAQKQLLNDLETSKPHEHESMKEAAQDTFAILDNLGANDTQFFEHVLYFIKLTSSVVQMTKSIECLEEDNKRLEDENAKLAHIRDLYAKTEDQFQASDQRRQLLSKEISDFEAMLVEKRNQLKSCELETSNMRIELGGLRRTMLEADTALKARMKQAEIAGKLRKEREAKQIAAKTALEKARLKSEY